In Zunongwangia sp. HGR-M22, the sequence TCCGGTAATACTAAAAGCGGTTACGGTTTTAGCTGGTTTATGATCTACAGTGTGGCCCACAGTTAACATTATTATTGATGCGGTAACCGTACAACCGGCGTAGATGGCGCCAAATGTACCTTCAGAAATAGAAAAGGCTTTTATAATTTCTGGTACGTAGAGAGAAATAAGAAACGTTTGTCCAAAACTAGATAAAAATGTAAGAATCCAGCCGAAGCTAAGTTTTTTAAAATTAGTGATGATAAATTTATAAAAATCCTTCAAATGCAGAGTTTTTACAAATATATAATTAAGAGTGCTTTAAATAAATCGCTTTAAAATTTTATTCAATTTCATTTTTAAAAACTTTTATATTGGCATAAAACCAATAAATCCCATAGGTTACTATGAAAGCTTTATAATATTCTTCGGCTATTGTAATCTTAATCCTTATTTTTGGTTTTAAATAGCAAACAAGTAATGAATCTGGAGACAGTAATCAAAGAAATAAAAAACCATAAGAAATTACCTAATCTTAAATTTGAGATTAAGGAAAAAACGGAAGCTTTTACCAAACATTTATTTTACACGTTGTTTGATGAAGATACCGAGGTTGATGAAAATCTAAAGACGTTAGAAAAGGAATTTGAAGCGCTAGCCGATCTTGTTTGCTGGAAACCAAACACGCCGTGTAGAAATATTTGGAAAGAGTATATTGAAAAGTTACCCGAGATTCTTCAGAAATTAAATGCTGATGCCCGGGCAATCGCAGAGAACGATCCCGCTGCAAATTCGGTAGAAGAAGTTTGTCTTTCTTATCCAGGTTTTTTTGCTATAGCCATTTATAGATTAAGTCATGAATTTTACAAATTTGGTTTGCCGTTAGTACCACGTTTAATGACAGAATGTGCCCATAATCTCACCGGTACAGATATTAATCCCGGTGCAAAAATTGGTGTTCCGTTTTTTATAGATCATGCTACAGGTGTAGTTATAGGAGAAACTGCGGTTATTAAGGATAATGTAAAGGTTTATCAAGGGGTTACC encodes:
- the epsC gene encoding serine O-acetyltransferase EpsC, producing MNLETVIKEIKNHKKLPNLKFEIKEKTEAFTKHLFYTLFDEDTEVDENLKTLEKEFEALADLVCWKPNTPCRNIWKEYIEKLPEILQKLNADARAIAENDPAANSVEEVCLSYPGFFAIAIYRLSHEFYKFGLPLVPRLMTECAHNLTGTDINPGAKIGVPFFIDHATGVVIGETAVIKDNVKVYQGVTLGALYVDRNLRKVKRHPTIEDNVTIYANATILGGDTVVGANSVIGGNVWLTKSVPANSMVSHTPQINIKNTAQNE